One Mobula hypostoma chromosome 5, sMobHyp1.1, whole genome shotgun sequence DNA segment encodes these proteins:
- the LOC134347291 gene encoding probable G-protein coupled receptor 139 yields MVAMAVADLLVIIFDVLLYEINDTYFPGSLLDYTPICSLNIALVFAAIDCSVWLTVAFTFDRYIAIGCPKLRGKYCTERTATKVILIVFGLSFVQNIPIFFENEHVYIIDNIPYLCKVKSYLSSLTIWVAYFFVDIILTPLVPFLSVALLNALTTRHILQAARIRKGLRGKGSLEEYNDPEIVNRRKSIILLLSISSCFILLWLVTFVHSICTQIVGVQFMLTDYNDPFATMEHTGYMLQCLSSCTNTFIYAVAQAKFRAAFAKSVKYPFTLVKNIFQVIQTSY; encoded by the coding sequence ATGGTTGCAATGGCCGTGGCCGATCTACTGGTGATAATATTTGATGTACTATTGTATGAGATTAATGACACGTATTTTCCGGGCTCACTCTTGGATTATACACCTATCTGCAGCCTCAACATCGCCCTAGTCTTTGCGGCCATCGATTGCTCCGTCTGGCTAACTGTTGCCTTCACGTTCGATCGATACATCGCCATTGGTTGTCCGAAGCTGAGGGGAAAATATTGCACAGAACGGACTGCGACAAAAGTTATTTTGATTGTCTTTGGACTAAGTTTTGTACAGAATATTCCAATTTTCTTTGAAAACGAACACGTGTATATTATTGACAATATACCGTATCTCTGCAAAGTGAAATCATATCTCTCTAGTTTAACGATATGGGTTGCATATTTTTTCGTTGACATTATATTAACACCGTTGGTACCATTTCTGTCGGTTGCGCTGCTTAATGCGCTGACAACCAGACACATTCTACAGGCCGCTAGAATAAGAAAGGGACTTAGAGGAAAGGGGAGCCTCGAGGAATACAATGATCCGGAAATTGTGAATCGCAGAAAATCGATCATATTGCTTCTCTCTATATCAAGCTGTTTCATACTGCTATGGCTGGTAACGTTTGTACATTCAATATGCACACAAATTGTAGGCGTTCAGTTTATGCTCACGGATTATAACGATCCTTTCGCCACCATGGAGCACACTGGATATATGCTTCAGTGCCTGAGTTCGTGCACAAATACATTTATTTATGCTGTGGCTCAGGCTAAGTTCAGAGCAGCATTTGCGAAATCTGTTAAATATCCTTTCACTTtagttaaaaatatttttcaaGTCATTCAAACCTCATACTAG